One Paramisgurnus dabryanus chromosome 9, PD_genome_1.1, whole genome shotgun sequence DNA segment encodes these proteins:
- the pskh1 gene encoding serine/threonine-protein kinase H1 homolog, which produces MGCRTSKVLPEPPADVQLDLVKKVEPHQTDVYKNFIKYDGGAEKTASAQDQCQAAAKVSQSPPPATGQPEPADPHRKKVAKYRAKFDPRVTAKYDIKALIGRGSFSRVVRVEHRSTRQPYAIKMIETRYREGREVCESELCVLRRVRHTNIIQLMEVFETAERVYMVMELATGGELFDRIIARGSFTERDATRVLQMVLDGVKYLHMLGITHRDLKPENLLYYHPGADSKIMITDFGLASTRKKGDECLMKTTCGTPEYIAPEILVRKPYTNAVDMWALGVISYILLSGTMPFEDDNRMRLYRQILKGKYSFSGEPWPSVSNLAKDFIDRVLTVDPNERLTAGQALKHPWIVSMAASSSMKNLQRSISQNLLKRASSRCHSTKSAQSTRSSRSTKSSKARRVREKELRELNRRYQQQL; this is translated from the exons ATGGGGTGCAGGACGAGTAAAGTCCTCCCAGAGCCACCCGCTGATGTCCAACTAGACCTAGTCAAAAAGGTAGAACCTCATCAGACTGATGTCTACAAAAACTTTATCAAATATGACGGTGGCGCTGAGAAAACGGCGTCCGCTCAGGACCAATGCCAGGCTGCGGCAAAGGTGAGTCAATCTCCTCCTCCGGCTACCGGCCAGCCGGAGCCGGCTGATCCACACCGAAAGAAAGTTGCCAAATACAGGGCCAAATTTGACCCTCGAGTGACCGCTAAGTATGATATCAAAGCTTTGATAGGTCGGGGCAGTTTCAGTCGGGTGGTACGGGTGGAACACAGGAGCACGCGGCAGCCGTACGCCATCAAGATGATCGAGACCCGTTACAGAGAGGGCAGGGAAGTGTGCGAATCTGAACTCTGCGTCTTGAGACGCGTGCGGCACACCAACATCATCCAACTGATGGAGGTGTTTGAGACGGCCGAGCGGGTTTACATGGTGATGGAGCTGGCCACTGGGGGAGAGCTGTTTGACCGCATCATCGCCCGTGGGTCTTTTACAGAAAGGGATGCCACACGGGTACTGCAGATGGTTCTTGATGGGGTGAAGTACCTCCACATGCTGGGCATCACGCACAGGGACCTAAAGCCCGAAAACTTACTTTACTATCATCCTGGTGCTGATTCTAAGATCATGATCACAGACTTTGGCTTGGCCAGCACGAGGAAGAAAGGAGATGAATGTCTGATGAAGACTACCTGTGGAACACCTGAGTACATCGCTCCAGAGATTCTCGTTCGCAAGCCATATACTAATGCAGTAGACATGTGGGCACTGGGAGTCATCTCGTACATACTGCTAAGTGGTACCATGCCTTTTGAGGATGACAATCGCATGCGCCTGTATCGACAGATTCTCAAAGGGAAATACAGCTTCTCTGGGGAG cCATGGCCAAGTGTTTCCAACCTCGCTAAGGACTTTATCGACCGTGTCCTCACAGTGGATCCTAATGAACGGCTGACTGCGGGCCAGGCACTTAAACACCCTTGGATTGTCAGCATGGCTGCTTCCTCCTCCATGAAGAACCTGCAGCGATCCATTTCCCAGAACCTCCTGAAGAGAGCCTCATCACGCTGTCACAGTACCAAGTCAGCCCAATCCACTCGCTCCAGCCGCTCCACCAAATCTAGCAAGGCACGACGCGTTCGCGAGAAAGAACTGAGGGAACTCAACCGAAGATACCAGCAGCAGTTGTAA